In Desulfomonile tiedjei DSM 6799, a genomic segment contains:
- a CDS encoding MBL fold metallo-hydrolase — translation MRLQFLGSGDAFGSGGRFNTCMLVESATTRFLLDCGASSLIAMKQFGVSPDSIETILITHYHVDHFGGLPYFILDAQFSKRSTPLTIAGPPGLRSLLPQAMDLFFPRSSKIPQKFEIRILELEPRVQTVVNDLAVTPYVVSTEHVAASLSFALRVETEGRILTYSGDADWCDELAEAARGADLFVCEAYFYEKAIRYHLNLSTLEKHLTEIHPRRLILTHMNNDMLARGSTISHEMAYDGKVVDF, via the coding sequence ATGCGGCTACAATTTCTCGGTAGCGGAGACGCATTCGGAAGTGGAGGGCGGTTCAACACATGCATGCTGGTGGAAAGCGCAACCACTCGATTTCTTCTGGACTGCGGAGCATCGTCCCTCATTGCCATGAAGCAATTCGGCGTTTCGCCGGATTCCATTGAGACAATCCTCATCACGCATTATCACGTCGATCACTTTGGAGGACTGCCATATTTCATCCTCGACGCACAATTCTCGAAACGTAGTACTCCGTTGACGATCGCCGGACCACCGGGATTGCGCAGCCTGTTGCCACAAGCAATGGATCTGTTCTTTCCCCGATCTTCCAAAATTCCGCAGAAATTCGAAATACGAATTCTGGAATTGGAGCCTCGGGTGCAGACCGTTGTAAACGACTTGGCAGTTACTCCGTACGTGGTCAGTACCGAACACGTTGCAGCGTCGCTGTCTTTCGCACTTCGCGTGGAGACGGAGGGACGCATTCTAACGTATTCCGGCGATGCAGACTGGTGCGACGAGCTGGCGGAAGCAGCTCGTGGAGCCGATCTTTTTGTTTGTGAGGCTTATTTCTATGAGAAGGCGATCAGGTATCATCTGAATCTTAGCACGCTGGAAAAACACCTCACGGAGATACATCCCAGGCGGCTGATTCTAACACATATGAACAATGACATGCTCGCAAGAGGTTCTACGATCAGCCATGAGATGGCCTATGACGGCAAAGTGGTAGACTTCTGA
- a CDS encoding 50S ribosomal protein L11 methyltransferase, with translation MNTANLKWMNARIFVVRDLADAVANFCHEHGSEGLVLEDTSEEQAVITAYFPTENWEAVHADLLRYVVSLRELFPGAPEPRLEVSIIEHENWATLWQDNFQLMNIGETLLIAPPWLVPDSTERHLIIIEPAEAFGTGTHETTRGCLELLEEAVTQLRKTHESFTMLDMGCGSGILAIAGVKLGASDVRAVDNDPVAVESARKNLELNNVGDSVKLACASLRETRESADIVTANLDPMTLMANKDLLASLFRRYLIVSGVPLDQWDQVKNILAHGDIRLEQEIIRSEWGCGLFSK, from the coding sequence ATGAATACAGCCAATCTGAAATGGATGAATGCACGTATCTTTGTGGTTCGTGACCTGGCAGATGCAGTCGCCAATTTCTGCCACGAACACGGGTCCGAAGGACTTGTGCTGGAAGATACCTCGGAAGAACAGGCAGTGATAACCGCATATTTTCCCACCGAAAATTGGGAAGCCGTCCACGCGGATCTCCTCAGGTACGTTGTATCGTTACGCGAGCTTTTCCCGGGCGCTCCGGAACCTCGGCTGGAAGTCTCCATCATTGAGCACGAGAACTGGGCAACTCTTTGGCAAGACAATTTTCAACTGATGAATATCGGAGAGACGTTGTTGATAGCTCCGCCCTGGCTGGTTCCCGACTCCACCGAGAGACATCTGATAATCATTGAACCAGCGGAGGCATTCGGAACCGGGACCCACGAAACAACCCGGGGATGTCTCGAACTTCTCGAAGAAGCTGTAACTCAATTAAGGAAAACCCATGAGAGTTTCACGATGCTGGACATGGGATGCGGATCCGGAATTCTTGCCATTGCGGGCGTGAAACTGGGAGCATCCGATGTTCGAGCTGTAGACAACGATCCGGTTGCTGTGGAATCCGCTCGCAAGAATCTTGAGCTGAATAATGTCGGAGATTCGGTAAAATTGGCGTGCGCGTCACTTCGGGAAACCCGGGAGTCTGCAGATATCGTAACGGCCAATCTCGATCCCATGACGCTCATGGCCAACAAGGATCTGCTCGCGAGCCTGTTTCGACGATACTTGATCGTCTCCGGCGTTCCTCTGGACCAGTGGGATCAAGTAAAAAACATACTGGCTCATGGCGATATCAGACTCGAACAAGAGATCATCCGATCCGAATGGGGCTGCGGATTATTCTCGAAATAG
- the mtnA gene encoding S-methyl-5-thioribose-1-phosphate isomerase yields MEDPFRTIEWKGDHIRLLDQTLLPSREEYIAIRTVDEMCDAIYRLAVRGAPAIGVAACMGVALGMLTAPEDNREEFDTRFKAICAQISATRPTAVNLFWAVERMEKLFQAASGMAPAQIKELLVAEAIAAEREDRTICENIGLMGRDLIDDGDTILTHCNAGGLATAGYGTALGVIRAAFEQGKKIKVFSDETRPLNQGSRITCWELQKLAIPVTLITDSTAGSLMQRGLIQKVIVGADRIAFNGDAANKIGTYSVAVLAHYHKIPFYVAAPLSTIDKKIDSGTQIRIEERDPCEVTHIGGICVAPSDVRALNYAFDVTPHELIAGIITECGVARDPFVKDFESFFSR; encoded by the coding sequence GTGGAAGATCCCTTCAGAACCATTGAATGGAAGGGCGATCATATCAGGCTTTTGGATCAGACGTTGCTCCCTTCAAGGGAGGAATACATCGCCATACGAACTGTCGACGAAATGTGCGACGCCATTTACCGCTTGGCTGTCAGGGGAGCTCCAGCTATCGGTGTGGCTGCCTGCATGGGTGTCGCACTCGGGATGTTGACTGCACCTGAAGATAATCGCGAGGAATTCGACACGCGTTTCAAAGCCATTTGTGCTCAAATCAGCGCGACTAGACCGACCGCAGTGAATCTCTTCTGGGCAGTCGAGCGGATGGAAAAGCTGTTTCAGGCTGCATCCGGGATGGCTCCGGCGCAAATCAAGGAACTCCTGGTGGCGGAAGCAATCGCAGCAGAGCGGGAAGACCGGACCATTTGTGAGAATATCGGTCTTATGGGTCGAGACCTCATCGATGATGGCGACACCATACTCACACACTGCAATGCAGGGGGGTTGGCTACGGCAGGATATGGGACCGCTTTGGGGGTCATTCGTGCCGCTTTTGAACAGGGCAAGAAAATAAAGGTATTTTCGGACGAAACCAGGCCCTTGAACCAGGGCTCCAGGATTACGTGCTGGGAGCTGCAGAAGCTTGCCATTCCCGTAACGCTCATCACGGATAGCACGGCTGGATCGCTGATGCAGAGAGGCCTTATTCAGAAGGTAATTGTCGGAGCGGACCGGATTGCATTCAACGGTGACGCAGCGAACAAAATCGGTACTTATTCCGTGGCGGTTCTTGCTCACTATCACAAGATCCCTTTTTATGTGGCCGCTCCTCTTTCCACAATAGACAAGAAGATCGATTCGGGAACCCAAATTCGTATTGAAGAGAGAGACCCGTGCGAGGTCACTCACATCGGTGGAATCTGTGTAGCCCCGTCAGATGTACGAGCGCTCAATTACGCGTTCGACGTGACTCCTCACGAGCTCATAGCAGGAATAATCACGGAATGCGGGGTGGCCCGAGATCCGTTTGTCAAAGATTTTGAGAGTTTCTTCTCTCGATAA
- a CDS encoding nicotinate phosphoribosyltransferase, with product MKLVFRDPVSGRLLDNIEIVEADTGKKMGRLDAAHAIEAQRSKNYTMDTDLYELTMAAGYKVMKRSNQRACFDLYYRQNPDDGAFCIFAGLESVIRYINNLAFYPDDIEYLRSLGLFPDEALEYLSNGLQFTGDVWAVPEGSVVFPNEPLIRVVAPIAEAQVLETTLLALVGHQTLIATKAARLCIASRGAPVVDFGTRRAHGVHAALYGARAAYIGGVVGTSNVKAGKMFGIPVRGTHAHSWVESFDTEIEAFEAFAKVFPDNSVLLVDTYDTLQGIANAIEVAERMRSEGRELKAIRIDSGDLAYYSKEARGMLDQAGFQGVQILASGDLDEWLIESLRDQGARVDVWCVGTRLITSYHTPALGVVYKLMAADSAGGPMQPKIKISQNPRKVTNPGLKKIIRFYNGNDRMIGDLLTSDDEPIPNGEYVRAHHPMYDYMKKVYKPPYKAQELMIPVFREGKQVYDPPSLEEIRKRAAKDIERLEPEYKRFSNPHIYKVSLSDSIYRMKKELLNYYQETLQ from the coding sequence ATGAAGCTGGTATTTCGAGATCCGGTTTCCGGCCGATTACTGGACAACATAGAAATTGTTGAAGCAGATACCGGAAAGAAAATGGGCAGGTTGGACGCCGCTCATGCGATAGAGGCTCAGCGAAGCAAGAACTACACTATGGACACGGATTTGTACGAACTCACCATGGCTGCCGGATACAAAGTCATGAAAAGGTCAAATCAGCGTGCCTGCTTCGATCTGTATTATCGGCAAAACCCCGATGATGGCGCTTTCTGCATTTTTGCCGGTCTTGAGAGCGTCATTCGTTACATCAACAATCTCGCTTTTTATCCTGATGATATCGAATATTTGAGATCGCTCGGGTTATTTCCGGACGAGGCGCTGGAGTACTTGTCCAACGGTCTGCAATTCACGGGCGATGTCTGGGCAGTTCCCGAAGGATCCGTGGTGTTCCCGAACGAGCCACTGATAAGAGTCGTAGCGCCCATAGCTGAAGCACAGGTGTTGGAGACCACGTTGCTTGCTCTTGTGGGCCATCAGACGCTCATTGCCACCAAAGCGGCCAGGCTCTGCATAGCAAGTCGCGGAGCCCCCGTGGTTGATTTCGGGACACGCAGGGCTCACGGTGTTCATGCCGCATTATATGGCGCAAGGGCGGCGTACATAGGTGGGGTGGTAGGCACCTCGAATGTGAAAGCGGGTAAAATGTTCGGGATTCCCGTGAGGGGAACTCATGCCCATAGCTGGGTAGAGAGTTTCGATACGGAAATAGAAGCTTTCGAGGCTTTCGCCAAGGTGTTTCCGGACAATAGTGTGCTGCTGGTCGATACGTACGACACGCTTCAAGGAATCGCAAATGCCATAGAAGTAGCAGAGCGCATGCGATCTGAAGGCCGTGAGCTCAAAGCAATTCGAATCGACAGCGGCGATCTCGCATACTATTCCAAAGAAGCGCGCGGTATGCTGGACCAGGCCGGATTCCAGGGTGTACAAATACTTGCCAGCGGGGATCTGGATGAATGGCTCATAGAAAGCCTGAGAGATCAAGGTGCGCGTGTGGATGTCTGGTGCGTGGGAACACGGCTTATAACCTCGTACCATACGCCTGCCCTGGGGGTTGTGTACAAGCTCATGGCCGCAGATTCGGCCGGCGGACCGATGCAGCCGAAAATAAAGATCTCTCAGAATCCGAGGAAGGTCACGAATCCCGGATTGAAGAAAATTATCCGTTTCTACAACGGGAACGATCGGATGATTGGGGATTTGCTCACGTCGGATGACGAACCGATACCGAATGGCGAGTACGTACGGGCTCACCACCCCATGTACGATTATATGAAAAAAGTATACAAGCCGCCGTACAAGGCCCAGGAGTTGATGATCCCGGTTTTCAGAGAAGGAAAGCAGGTCTACGATCCGCCGAGTCTCGAAGAAATCCGGAAGCGTGCCGCAAAAGACATAGAGCGACTCGAGCCCGAGTACAAGAGATTTTCCAATCCCCACATTTATAAGGTCTCTCTGTCCGATTCGATCTATCGCATGAAGAAGGAGTTGCTCAACTATTATCAGGAGACGTTGCAATAG